The Bacillus alveayuensis genome has a segment encoding these proteins:
- a CDS encoding uncharacterized protein YdiU (UPF0061 family) (product_source=COG0397; cog=COG0397; pfam=PF02696; superfamily=56112) — protein sequence MKAGWNFDNSYARLPDRFFSKLNPTPVKAPELVILNHALAKSLGLDEEVLESEEGVEVFAGNRIPEEATPLAQAYAGHQFGHFTMLGDGRAILLGEQITPNGERFDIQLKGSGKTPYSRGGDGRAALGPMLREYIISEAMHALQIPTTRSLAVVTTGETIIREKELPGSILTRVASSHLRVGTFQYASQWGTLEELQALADYALERHFPNFVEAGNRYLFLLEEVMKRQAELIAKWQLVGFVHGVMNTDNMTISGETIDYGPCAFMDTFHYETVFSSIDYHGRYAYGNQPYIGSWNLARLAESLIPLLHEDEDQAIEMAKEAITQFSKLYYHHWLEGMRAKLGISNEEDQDEILIKDLLKMMQKYEADYTNTFRALTLGQYEGMELFNTNTFKEWHENWKERLKKQPESEETVQERMCKNNPAIIPRNYRVEEALEAAVEKGDYSVMEKFLHVLSDPYAYTKDQEEYTELPPPSCEPYRTFCGT from the coding sequence TTGAAAGCAGGATGGAATTTTGATAATAGTTACGCACGTCTACCGGATCGTTTTTTTAGTAAGCTTAATCCTACACCTGTAAAAGCACCGGAATTGGTTATACTCAATCATGCATTGGCTAAATCTCTCGGTTTAGACGAAGAAGTATTGGAAAGCGAAGAGGGAGTAGAAGTATTTGCCGGAAATCGTATTCCAGAAGAAGCAACACCGCTAGCCCAAGCCTATGCAGGCCATCAATTCGGTCATTTTACTATGCTTGGAGATGGAAGAGCCATCCTATTAGGTGAGCAAATCACTCCAAATGGTGAGCGGTTTGATATTCAGCTGAAAGGGTCAGGAAAAACCCCATATTCACGTGGAGGAGATGGGCGTGCTGCATTAGGTCCGATGCTACGAGAATACATCATTAGTGAAGCGATGCATGCCCTACAAATCCCAACGACACGAAGCCTTGCTGTTGTGACAACAGGTGAGACGATAATACGTGAAAAGGAGCTTCCTGGATCGATTTTAACGCGCGTCGCATCCAGTCATTTGCGTGTTGGAACTTTTCAATATGCCTCGCAGTGGGGAACGCTTGAAGAATTACAAGCCCTAGCAGACTATGCTTTAGAACGACATTTTCCAAACTTTGTGGAGGCAGGGAATCGTTATCTTTTCTTGCTTGAAGAAGTAATGAAACGACAGGCAGAACTGATTGCCAAGTGGCAATTAGTCGGTTTTGTTCATGGGGTTATGAATACAGACAATATGACCATCAGTGGAGAAACCATTGATTATGGACCTTGTGCATTCATGGATACGTTTCATTACGAAACAGTATTCAGTTCCATTGATTATCATGGTCGATATGCTTATGGAAATCAACCATATATAGGAAGCTGGAACTTGGCAAGATTGGCAGAAAGCTTAATACCACTATTACATGAAGATGAAGATCAGGCAATCGAAATGGCAAAAGAGGCCATTACCCAATTTTCAAAACTGTATTATCACCATTGGCTTGAAGGAATGAGAGCTAAGCTTGGCATTAGTAATGAAGAAGATCAGGATGAAATATTAATTAAAGATCTTCTGAAGATGATGCAAAAATATGAAGCAGATTACACGAATACTTTCCGCGCCTTGACATTGGGTCAGTATGAAGGGATGGAACTATTTAACACCAATACATTTAAAGAGTGGCACGAGAATTGGAAAGAAAGACTAAAGAAGCAGCCCGAATCAGAAGAAACCGTTCAAGAACGTATGTGTAAAAATAATCCAGCCATCATTCCACGAAACTACCGTGTTGAAGAAGCACTAGAAGCGGCAGTCGAAAAAGGTGACTACAGTGTCATGGAGAAGTTCCTTCATGTTCTTTCTGACCCTTACGCATACACGAAAGATCAAGAAGAATACACGGAACTCCCACCACCATCATGTGAGCCATACCGGACGTTTTGTGGGACGTGA
- a CDS encoding putative AlkP superfamily pyrophosphatase or phosphodiesterase (product_source=COG1524; cath_funfam=3.40.720.10; cog=COG1524; pfam=PF01663; superfamily=53649): protein MKRLTDHLIVISFDCLSSLDFPMLKELPHFNELLENGSYCENVETIYPSLTYPCHTSIVTGNFPNRHGVINNTFLQPGMHSPDWYWHRKNIKGTTLYDEAKKQGMKTAALLWPVTARAKIDYHMPEIFANRPWHHQIPVSLWNGSFFYQLEMNVRFGHIRKGLSQPELDDFVLESTVHTMKTKKPDLLLVHFVDLDTQRHYHGFSSKEAASAILRHDNRLGRIIDALKETGIYEKSTIVALGDHSQLDHSKAIKPNVLLKERGLIYVNPKGKVIDWKAYCKSCDGSAYIYVKDETDSETKRMVQELFDYVVQDENNGIKRVISGEEAFQMGADGNAFLMIEAQKGYYFKEYFDGEYIDNITANDVKERRYTFASHGYSPKKDDYQTVFMATGKGIRPNVVIPSMRLVDEGPTFARLLGLELGKTDGKIIEELLKM, encoded by the coding sequence ATGAAACGGCTTACAGACCATTTGATTGTGATTTCGTTTGATTGTCTTTCCTCTTTAGACTTTCCAATGTTAAAGGAACTTCCTCATTTTAATGAACTTCTAGAGAACGGATCTTACTGTGAAAATGTCGAAACGATTTATCCTTCTCTTACCTATCCTTGTCACACGTCGATTGTTACAGGTAACTTTCCAAATCGCCACGGTGTTATCAATAACACATTTCTTCAGCCTGGTATGCACTCCCCAGATTGGTATTGGCACCGCAAAAATATTAAAGGTACAACTCTTTATGATGAAGCAAAAAAACAAGGAATGAAAACGGCCGCATTATTATGGCCTGTCACAGCTAGAGCGAAAATCGATTATCATATGCCCGAAATTTTTGCAAACCGTCCTTGGCACCATCAAATCCCAGTATCTTTATGGAATGGTAGCTTTTTTTACCAACTCGAAATGAATGTTCGTTTTGGCCACATTCGAAAAGGATTAAGTCAGCCAGAGCTTGATGATTTTGTCCTGGAATCGACGGTTCATACGATGAAAACAAAAAAGCCAGATTTATTACTTGTTCATTTTGTTGACTTAGATACACAGAGGCATTATCACGGTTTTTCTTCAAAGGAAGCCGCTTCTGCTATTTTACGTCACGACAATAGGCTAGGTCGCATAATCGATGCATTAAAGGAAACTGGTATTTATGAAAAATCAACGATTGTGGCGCTTGGAGACCATAGTCAACTCGATCATTCCAAAGCCATTAAGCCAAATGTCTTACTGAAAGAGCGTGGACTTATTTACGTTAATCCAAAAGGAAAAGTAATAGATTGGAAGGCTTATTGTAAAAGCTGTGATGGATCCGCTTATATTTATGTAAAAGATGAGACCGATTCAGAAACTAAAAGAATGGTTCAAGAGCTTTTTGACTATGTAGTTCAAGATGAAAATAACGGAATCAAGCGGGTAATTTCAGGTGAAGAAGCTTTTCAAATGGGTGCTGATGGGAATGCATTTCTCATGATTGAAGCGCAAAAAGGCTATTATTTCAAAGAATATTTTGATGGTGAATACATCGATAACATTACGGCAAATGATGTGAAAGAAAGACGCTATACGTTTGCGAGCCACGGGTACTCTCCTAAAAAAGATGATTACCAAACGGTTTTTATGGCTACCGGTAAAGGAATTCGCCCCAATGTCGTCATCCCATCAATGCGTCTTGTTGATGAGGGACCAACGTTTGCGCGTTTACTTGGTCTTGAATTAGGGAAAACGGATGGAAAGATTATCGAGGAATTATTAAAAATGTAA
- a CDS encoding hypothetical protein (product_source=Hypo-rule applied): protein MVINNNVFEEFFDINKYIPQTLDLITCNDGSVFYLTNGKLLGPTAWVLKGATIDSSKVYLKYQGFT from the coding sequence ATGGTAATTAATAATAATGTTTTTGAAGAATTTTTTGATATTAACAAGTATATTCCTCAAACGTTGGATTTAATTACTTGTAATGATGGTTCAGTGTTTTATCTGACAAATGGTAAACTATTGGGACCCACAGCATGGGTGTTGAAAGGTGCCACAATTGATTCTTCAAAAGTTTATTTGAAATATCAAGGATTCACATAA